The following coding sequences are from one Solea solea chromosome 4, fSolSol10.1, whole genome shotgun sequence window:
- the si:ch211-215c18.3 gene encoding uncharacterized protein si:ch211-215c18.3, giving the protein MELHLFTTVCLLFGRIMITHQTHMNSVSSFLFTPRGPQMFPCLTYLERNVRVDCEFPPTYQVPGPYCEYRQDSRLVGSTYPNAVIYVSTEDRRRSNVSLVTPNLCRLTWAPMADERPYTYTCRVYQGNNWKENSMAVHHRILPICSAITLKSAPLLLSLVMSLPLAVGLLSP; this is encoded by the exons ATGGAGCTGCACCTGTTCACCACGGTCTGTCTCCTCTTTGGCAGGATAATGATTACGCATCAGACTcaca TGAACTCTGTGTCCTCGTTTCTGTTCACACCACGTGGGCCCCAGATGTTTCCATGTCTAACTTACCTGGAGAGAAATGTCAGGGTAGACTGTGAGTTTCCACCCACCTACCAGGTCCCAGGCCCCTACTGTGAGTATCGGCAGGACAGCCGGCTGGTGGGCAGCACCTACCCCAATGCTGTCATCTACGTGTCCACTGAAGACCGCAGGAGAAGCAATGTGAGCCTGGTCACTCCCAATCTGTGCCGTCTCACCTGGGCCCCGATGGCTGATGAGAGGCCTTACACCTACACCTGCAGAGTTTACCAAGGCAACAACTGGAAAGAGAACAGCATGGCTGTGCACCACA GAATCCTGCCTATATGCTCTGCAATCACTCTTAAATCTGCACCATTGCTTTTGTCCctggtgatgtcacttcctTTGGCTGTTGGTCTTCTAAGTCCATGA